The genomic region CGGACCCCGGTGGGTGCCTTCCTCCGCCGGACGAGCCTGGACGAACTCCCGCAACTGTTGAACGTGATCCGCGGCGACATGAGCCTGGTCGGGCCCCGTCCCGAGCGGCAGGTGTTTGTCCAGAATTTTCGCAAGTCGGTTCCCGGCTACATGCTCCGGCACAAGATGAAGAGCGGCATCACCGGCTGGGCCCAGGTGAACGGCTGGCGCGGGGACACCTCCATCGAAAAGCGCATCGAGTTCGACCTGTTCTACATCGAGAACTGGTCCCTGGGGTTCGATCTCAAGATTATGTGGATGACCCTCTGGAAAGGGTTTGTGAACGAGAACGCCTATTAAGGCTTCATGAAGCAGAAGGGGGGAGGGAAGCGTGGCAGCCGGCCCAGGTGAAGTGATCGCGGTGATACCTGCCAGATGGGCGTCCACCCGCTTCCCCGGGAAGCCGCTCGCCGATATCGCGGGTCGCCCGATGATCGAGCATGTCTACCGGAAGGCGTCCCAGGCCCGGCTCATCTCGCGTGTCATCGTTGCCACCGACGATGAGCGGATCTTCGAGACGGTGCGCGCCTTCGGCGGCGAGGTCCAGATGACGCGGGCGGATCACCCCAGCGGGACCGACCGGGTGGCCGAGGTGGCCGCCGGGCCCTGCGGGGAGGGCGCAATCGCCATTGTGAACGTCCAGGGGGATGAGCCGCTCATCGAGCCCAAGAGCATTGACGGGGCGGTGGCCCCCTTCCTGGCCGAAAACCCGCCGGATATGTCCACGCTGGCCGTTCCGCTGGCGGGACCGGAAGCTTTTTTGGACCCGAACGTGGTAAAAGTGGTGGTGGCTGCGTCAGGTGATGCGCTGTATTTTTCGCGCGCGCCGATACCCTTTGCGCGCGATCGGCTCGGAAGCGAACAGGCCCGGGCCGAGGCGCTTGCCGATGGATGGGAGACGCTCTCTCCCCGGCCGCTGAAGCATCTCGGCCTCTACGCCTACCGGCGCGATTACCTGTTCCGTCTGGCGAAGCTTCCGCCCACCCGTCTCGAGCAGGCCGAAAAGCTCGAACAGTTGCGCGCCCTCGAAAACGGGGCGTCCATCAGAGTCATCGTGGTCGAGGAGGACTCCATCGGGGTGGATGTCCCCGAGGACCTTGTCCGGCTGCAGTCGAATCGGGCATTGTATGCCGCGTTGGAGGAGGAGGTACGGCGTTGGCCAAGTACATCTTCGTAACGGGCGGTGTCCTCAGCTCTTTGGGGAAGGGCCTCTCCTCCGCCTCGATCGGCGCCCTCCTGGAGGCGCGCGGCCTCAAGGTCACCCTGCAAAAATTCGACCCCTATCTGAACGTGGACCCGGGCACGATGAGCCCCTTTCAGCACGGCGAGGTGTTCGTCACCGACGATGGGTCGGAGACCGACCTTGATCTGGGCCACTACGAGCGCTTCACCCACGCCCGCATGGGCTCGAATAACAACTTCACCGCCGGCTGGGTATACAATTCGGTCATTACCAAGGAGCGCGCCGGAGAATATCTCGGGAGAACCGTCCAGGTCATCCCGCACATCACCGATGAGATCAAATCCTGCTTCCGGGCTGTGGACAAGGGCGAAGATGTGATCTTGTGCGAGATTGGCGGGACGGTGGGCGATATCGAGAGTCTTCCGTTCCTCGAAGCCATCCGCCAGTTCCGCTACGATCTCGGCGCCGCGAACGTGCTGCAGATTCATGTCACCCTGGTCCCTTTCATCAAGGCATCCGAGGAGCTCAAGACGAAGCCCACCCAGCACTCGGTAATGAAGCTCCGCGAAATCGGCATCCAGCCTGACATCCTTCTCTGCCGCACGGAGATCCCCCTCGGCGATGAGCTGAAGCGGAAGATATCCCTTTTCTGCAACGTGCCCCCCCGGGCGGTCATCACGGCGATTGACGTGCAATCGATCTACGAGGTCCCGCTGAAGTTCAACGAAGAGGGCCTGGATCAGATCATCGTGGAGCATCTCGGCCTCAAGTGCGCGAAGAGCCCCGATCTGTCCGTCTGGCAGGAGATCGTCCGCAAGAGCAAAGAGGACGCCGTCCAGACGAACATCGCCATCGTCGGCAAGTACGTGGACCTGAAGGAATCCTACAAGAGTCTTTCCGAGGCGCTGGTCCACGGCGGGCTGGCGAACGACACGAAGGTGAACCTCTTGTACGTGGACAGCGAGGAGATCGAGGCCAAGGGCGCCGCACCCCTGCTGATTGACGCGCACGGGATTTTGATACCGGGCGGCTTCGGCGAGCGGGGGATCGAGGGCAAGATCGAGGCCATCTGCTATGCCCGCGAAAAGCTTGTGCCTTTTTTCGGGATTTGCCTGGGGATGCAGTGCGCCATCATCGAGTTCGCCCGCAGCGTCGGGGGGCTCGAGGGCGCGAACAGCG from bacterium harbors:
- the kdsB gene encoding 3-deoxy-manno-octulosonate cytidylyltransferase; amino-acid sequence: MAAGPGEVIAVIPARWASTRFPGKPLADIAGRPMIEHVYRKASQARLISRVIVATDDERIFETVRAFGGEVQMTRADHPSGTDRVAEVAAGPCGEGAIAIVNVQGDEPLIEPKSIDGAVAPFLAENPPDMSTLAVPLAGPEAFLDPNVVKVVVAASGDALYFSRAPIPFARDRLGSEQARAEALADGWETLSPRPLKHLGLYAYRRDYLFRLAKLPPTRLEQAEKLEQLRALENGASIRVIVVEEDSIGVDVPEDLVRLQSNRALYAALEEEVRRWPSTSS
- a CDS encoding CTP synthase; the encoded protein is MAKYIFVTGGVLSSLGKGLSSASIGALLEARGLKVTLQKFDPYLNVDPGTMSPFQHGEVFVTDDGSETDLDLGHYERFTHARMGSNNNFTAGWVYNSVITKERAGEYLGRTVQVIPHITDEIKSCFRAVDKGEDVILCEIGGTVGDIESLPFLEAIRQFRYDLGAANVLQIHVTLVPFIKASEELKTKPTQHSVMKLREIGIQPDILLCRTEIPLGDELKRKISLFCNVPPRAVITAIDVQSIYEVPLKFNEEGLDQIIVEHLGLKCAKSPDLSVWQEIVRKSKEDAVQTNIAIVGKYVDLKESYKSLSEALVHGGLANDTKVNLLYVDSEEIEAKGAAPLLIDAHGILIPGGFGERGIEGKIEAICYAREKLVPFFGICLGMQCAIIEFARSVGGLEGANSAEFCKNTPHPVISLMADQEYIEKMGGTMRLGSYPGILRPGSLASKVYGESDRFEERHRHRYEVNNDYREVLEKSGMMFSGLSPDERLVEMIELPAHPFFLGCQFHPEFKSTPYAPHPIFSTFIAAAKKARGELFA